The following are encoded in a window of Acidimicrobiales bacterium genomic DNA:
- a CDS encoding DUF4190 domain-containing protein — translation MSDTSDGGSSDSGAGSDSSSSDSSWSSDTSSSDNAWSDTSTSDASGSGTSWSGGEQDTTWGDPFPAERPADLPSELLADAPTDDEPTDDAGWAAESGAGVAPDAAPDAAADARDQAGGGEAAPWVPPDAPPPPAWTTGQVAPASPPSSPGYSPYPSHPPYPATTGGAPPAAYPSAYGGGAPPPTGFPPAPAVQGPYPGGYPSQYGPPGYGAPGYGAPVARRRNNGFAIASLAVGIAGLFFCFVPVLSILAVVFGHLARGRIKRSQGTEGGRGLATAGLVLGYLTLVLAVAFWVFVAVSDEPVPDGDPPTSISEFGTDPVLDDLARDCADEDFAACDRLWLQSERGSGYEDYGATCGGRVAPDPTESEVFHERCTEKFEGDGTPA, via the coding sequence GTGAGCGACACCAGCGACGGGGGCTCGAGCGACAGCGGGGCCGGCAGCGACAGCTCGTCGTCGGACTCGTCGTGGTCGTCGGACACGTCGAGCTCCGACAACGCCTGGTCGGACACGTCCACCTCCGACGCCTCGGGGTCGGGCACCTCGTGGTCCGGCGGCGAGCAGGACACGACCTGGGGCGACCCGTTCCCCGCCGAGCGGCCCGCGGACCTCCCGTCGGAGCTGCTGGCCGACGCCCCCACGGACGACGAACCCACGGACGACGCGGGTTGGGCCGCCGAGTCGGGCGCCGGCGTCGCGCCCGACGCCGCGCCCGACGCCGCGGCTGACGCCCGGGACCAGGCCGGCGGCGGCGAGGCCGCACCGTGGGTGCCCCCCGACGCGCCGCCCCCGCCGGCGTGGACCACGGGTCAGGTCGCGCCCGCGTCGCCCCCGAGCAGCCCGGGGTACTCGCCCTACCCCAGCCACCCCCCGTACCCGGCGACCACCGGCGGGGCGCCGCCCGCGGCCTACCCCTCCGCGTACGGCGGCGGTGCGCCGCCGCCCACCGGCTTCCCGCCCGCGCCGGCCGTGCAGGGCCCGTACCCCGGCGGCTACCCGTCGCAGTACGGGCCGCCGGGCTACGGCGCCCCCGGCTACGGCGCCCCGGTGGCGCGCCGCCGCAACAACGGGTTCGCCATCGCCTCGCTCGCCGTCGGCATCGCGGGCCTGTTCTTCTGCTTCGTCCCGGTGCTCTCGATCCTGGCCGTGGTGTTCGGCCACCTCGCCCGTGGTCGCATCAAGCGCAGCCAGGGGACCGAGGGCGGTCGGGGCCTCGCCACCGCCGGCCTGGTCCTGGGCTACCTCACCCTCGTCCTGGCCGTGGCCTTCTGGGTGTTCGTGGCCGTGAGCGACGAGCCGGTGCCCGACGGCGACCCGCCGACCTCCATCAGCGAGTTCGGCACCGATCCCGTGCTGGACGACCTCGCCCGGGACTGCGCGGACGAGGACTTCGCCGCCTGCGACCGGCTGTGGCTCCAGTCCGAGCGCGGCTCGGGCTACGAGGACTACGGCGCCACCTGCGGCGGTCGGGTGGCACCCGACCCGACCGAGTCCGAGGTCTTCCACGAGCGCTGCACCGAGAAGTTCGAGGGCGACGGCACGCCCGCCTGA